The Streptomyces sp. Je 1-332 genome has a window encoding:
- the disA gene encoding DNA integrity scanning diadenylate cyclase DisA, which translates to MAANDRASAPGKPGGSSGAEGLMRASLSAVAPGTGLRDGLERILRGNTGGLIVLGWDKTVESMCTGGFILDVEFTATRLRELCKLDGGIVVDKDITKILRAGVQLVPDPTIPTEETGTRHRTADRVSKQVGFPIVSVSQSMRLIALYVDGQRKVLEDSAAILSRANQALATLERYKLRLDEVAGTLSALEIEDLVTVRDVTAVAQRLEMVRRIATEIAEYVVELGTDGRLLALQLDELIAGVEPERELVVRDYVPEPTAKRSRTVEEALFELDALSHAELLELPTVARALGYTGSPEALDSAVSPRGFRLLAKVPRLPGAIIDRLVEHFGGLQKLLAASVDDLQTVDGVGEARARSVREGLSRLAESSILERYV; encoded by the coding sequence GTGGCAGCCAACGACCGGGCGTCAGCTCCCGGCAAGCCCGGCGGAAGCTCCGGTGCCGAAGGGCTGATGCGCGCCTCTCTGAGCGCGGTCGCGCCCGGCACCGGCCTGCGCGACGGACTGGAGCGCATCCTCCGCGGCAACACCGGAGGGCTCATCGTCCTCGGCTGGGACAAGACCGTCGAATCGATGTGTACGGGCGGATTCATCCTGGATGTCGAGTTCACGGCGACGCGGTTGCGCGAGCTGTGCAAGCTCGACGGCGGCATCGTCGTCGACAAGGACATCACCAAGATTCTGCGCGCGGGCGTGCAGCTCGTCCCCGACCCGACGATCCCCACGGAGGAGACGGGCACCCGGCACCGCACCGCGGACCGCGTGTCCAAGCAGGTGGGCTTCCCCATCGTCTCCGTCTCCCAGTCGATGCGCCTCATCGCGCTCTACGTGGACGGACAGCGCAAGGTCCTCGAGGACTCGGCGGCGATCCTGTCCCGCGCGAACCAGGCCCTCGCGACCCTGGAGCGGTACAAACTGCGCCTCGACGAGGTGGCGGGCACGCTCTCCGCCCTGGAGATCGAGGACTTGGTGACGGTCCGCGATGTCACGGCGGTCGCCCAGCGCCTGGAGATGGTGCGCCGCATCGCCACGGAAATCGCCGAGTACGTGGTGGAGCTGGGCACGGACGGCCGGCTTCTCGCCCTCCAGCTGGACGAGTTGATCGCGGGCGTCGAGCCCGAGCGTGAACTGGTCGTCAGGGACTACGTCCCGGAGCCGACGGCCAAGCGCTCCCGCACGGTCGAGGAGGCGCTCTTCGAGCTGGACGCGCTGAGCCATGCGGAGCTGCTCGAACTGCCCACCGTGGCACGGGCGTTGGGTTACACCGGCTCCCCGGAAGCGCTGGACTCCGCCGTCTCGCCGCGGGGCTTCCGACTGCTCGCCAAGGTGCCGCGTCTTCCCGGCGCGATCATCGACCGGCTCGTGGAGCACTTCGGGGGGCTGCAGAAGCTTCTCGCTGCGAGCGTCGATGACTTGCAGACGGTCGACGGGGTCGGGGAAGCGCGGGCCCGGAGTGTGCGCGAGGGGCTCTCGCGGCTTGCCGAGTCCTCGATTCTGGAGCGGTACGTCTAG
- a CDS encoding TetR family transcriptional regulator, whose translation MTAPAADGGAAPRRRGRPSRTQSAKGPATRDRILEAARTEFSARGYEKTSVRGIAKAAGVDPALVHHYFGTKEQVFASAIEEAFAPALEAPAAIEEGPLDGVGERLTRFIFGVWENPATRVPLLAIVRSAVNNDTAAAVFRRLIATQLLGRMATRIGGPDAELRAELAAAQLVGTAMLRYVIQVEPLASADPEAIIARIAPVVQGHLTGP comes from the coding sequence GTGACGGCTCCCGCAGCGGACGGCGGCGCGGCCCCGCGCCGCAGGGGGCGTCCCTCCCGTACGCAGTCGGCGAAGGGCCCCGCGACGCGGGACCGCATCCTGGAGGCCGCCCGCACCGAGTTCTCCGCACGGGGGTACGAGAAGACGTCCGTGCGGGGGATCGCCAAGGCCGCCGGGGTGGACCCGGCGCTCGTGCACCACTACTTCGGTACGAAGGAGCAGGTCTTCGCCTCGGCGATCGAGGAGGCCTTCGCGCCCGCGCTCGAAGCGCCCGCCGCGATCGAGGAGGGCCCGCTCGACGGCGTCGGAGAGCGCCTGACCCGGTTCATCTTCGGCGTCTGGGAGAACCCCGCGACCCGCGTACCGCTCCTCGCGATCGTGCGCTCGGCCGTGAACAACGACACGGCGGCGGCCGTCTTCCGCCGCCTCATCGCGACGCAGCTGCTGGGCAGGATGGCGACCCGCATCGGCGGACCGGACGCGGAGCTGCGGGCGGAACTGGCGGCCGCGCAGCTGGTGGGCACGGCGATGCTGCGGTACGTGATCCAGGTCGAGCCGCTCGCGTCGGCGGACCCGGAGGCGATCATCGCGCGGATCGCGCCGGTGGTGCAGGGGCACCTGACGGGCCCCTGA
- a CDS encoding response regulator transcription factor, with amino-acid sequence MIRVLLADDEAMIRAGVRAILGVGEDIEVVAEAGDGRQAVSLAQAHRPDVALLDIRMPGLDGLAAGEEIVRTLPGTAVAMLTTFSEDAYVARALSGGATGFLLKSGDPHELIAGVRAVASGAAFLSPKVARHVIDGYGAQRTVRGADARARTAALTPREREVLGLVGEGLSNPEIAARLHLVEGTVKAYVSAVLDRLGVKNRVQAAIVAYEAGLVRL; translated from the coding sequence GTGATCCGCGTACTGCTGGCCGACGACGAGGCCATGATCCGCGCGGGCGTCCGCGCGATCCTCGGCGTGGGCGAGGACATCGAGGTCGTCGCCGAGGCGGGTGACGGGAGGCAAGCCGTGTCGCTCGCCCAGGCCCACCGGCCGGACGTCGCTCTGCTCGACATCCGCATGCCGGGCCTCGACGGCCTGGCGGCGGGCGAGGAGATCGTACGGACGCTGCCGGGCACCGCCGTCGCGATGCTGACGACGTTCTCCGAGGACGCGTACGTCGCGCGAGCGCTGAGCGGCGGAGCCACCGGCTTCCTCCTGAAGTCCGGTGATCCCCACGAACTCATCGCGGGCGTACGCGCGGTGGCGAGCGGCGCCGCCTTCCTCTCGCCCAAGGTGGCCCGTCACGTCATCGACGGCTACGGCGCGCAGCGAACGGTCCGCGGCGCCGACGCCCGCGCGAGGACCGCGGCCCTCACCCCGCGCGAGCGCGAGGTGCTCGGGCTCGTCGGGGAGGGCCTCTCCAACCCGGAGATCGCAGCCCGGCTCCACCTGGTCGAAGGCACGGTCAAGGCGTACGTCAGCGCGGTTCTCGACCGGCTCGGGGTCAAGAACCGCGTCCAGGCGGCGATCGTCGCCTACGAGGCGGGACTTGTGCGGCTCTGA
- a CDS encoding sugar phosphate isomerase/epimerase encodes MAEPVVRIPDAKVALSTASVYPESTATAFEIAARLGYDGVEVMVWTDPVSQDIEALRRLSDYHRIPILAVHAPCLLITQRVWSTDPWVKLQRAQSAAEKLGASTVVVHPPFRWQRGYANAFVDGIWRMADETDVRFAVENMYPWRYRDREMLAYAPDWDVTKDDYRHFTVDLSHTATARTDAMQMIDRMGDRLGHVHLADGKGSAKDEHLVPGRGTQPCAELLERLATSGYDGHVVIEVNTRRAMSSAEREADLAEALAFTRLHLASAVQVPRS; translated from the coding sequence GTGGCAGAACCAGTGGTGCGCATCCCGGATGCGAAGGTCGCCCTGTCGACGGCCTCGGTCTATCCGGAGTCGACGGCGACGGCCTTCGAGATCGCCGCGCGCCTCGGCTACGACGGTGTCGAGGTCATGGTCTGGACGGATCCCGTCAGTCAGGACATCGAAGCCCTGCGCAGACTCAGCGACTACCACCGGATCCCGATCCTCGCCGTGCACGCGCCATGTCTCCTGATCACACAGCGCGTGTGGTCCACGGACCCCTGGGTCAAGCTCCAGCGCGCGCAGTCGGCGGCCGAGAAGCTGGGCGCGTCGACCGTCGTCGTGCACCCGCCCTTCCGCTGGCAGCGTGGGTACGCGAACGCCTTCGTCGACGGAATCTGGCGGATGGCGGACGAGACGGACGTCCGATTCGCCGTCGAGAACATGTACCCCTGGCGCTACCGCGACCGCGAAATGCTCGCCTACGCCCCCGACTGGGACGTCACCAAGGACGACTACCGCCACTTCACGGTCGACCTCAGCCACACCGCGACCGCCCGCACGGACGCGATGCAGATGATCGACCGCATGGGCGACCGCCTCGGACACGTCCACCTCGCCGACGGCAAGGGCTCCGCCAAGGACGAGCACCTGGTGCCGGGCCGCGGCACGCAGCCGTGCGCCGAACTCCTGGAGCGCCTCGCGACGAGCGGGTACGACGGGCACGTCGTCATCGAGGTCAACACCCGCCGCGCGATGTCCAGCGCCGAGCGGGAGGCCGACCTCGCCGAGGCCCTCGCCTTCACGCGGCTGCATCTGGCGTCCGCGGTGCAGGTGCCCCGCTCGTGA
- a CDS encoding phosphatase PAP2 family protein, protein MDTMDDDLYRDVTDFAHDTPTWFQHLAEVWTELGLLLFGVLFIVAWWRARRGDPRALAIAVLAPLVTAVAYVCSETLKSAVDEERPCRAVAGAVTSIVECPAYGDWSFPSNHSTIAGAAAVGLALAWPRIAALTLPMAVLMAFSRVFVGVHYPHDVAVGLLLGAALAFLLVRGATRPVGRVVEAMRGSSTGVVRWFAGPGSPTPEHSTSHRRPAAHRR, encoded by the coding sequence ATGGACACCATGGACGACGATCTCTATCGCGATGTCACCGACTTCGCCCACGACACCCCTACCTGGTTCCAGCATCTCGCCGAGGTGTGGACGGAACTCGGACTGCTGCTCTTCGGCGTGCTCTTCATCGTCGCCTGGTGGCGGGCACGGCGCGGCGACCCGCGCGCCCTCGCGATAGCTGTTCTCGCGCCCCTGGTCACGGCGGTTGCCTACGTCTGCAGCGAGACGCTCAAGTCCGCGGTCGACGAGGAGCGCCCCTGCCGAGCCGTCGCCGGCGCGGTCACCTCCATCGTGGAGTGCCCGGCGTACGGCGACTGGTCCTTCCCCAGCAACCACTCGACGATCGCGGGCGCCGCCGCCGTCGGCCTCGCGCTCGCCTGGCCGCGGATCGCGGCCCTGACGCTGCCGATGGCCGTACTCATGGCGTTCTCACGGGTGTTCGTGGGCGTGCACTACCCGCATGACGTGGCGGTGGGCCTGCTCCTCGGCGCCGCGCTCGCCTTCCTCCTCGTACGTGGGGCGACGCGCCCCGTCGGGCGGGTGGTCGAGGCGATGCGCGGGTCATCGACGGGCGTCGTCAGGTGGTTCGCGGGGCCGGGAAGCCCGACGCCGGAGCACTCGACATCGCACCGGCGGCCCGCGGCACATCGCCGCTGA
- a CDS encoding Ppx/GppA phosphatase family protein, producing the protein MRLGVLDVGSNTVHLLVVDAHPGARPLPAYSHKADLRLAQLLDEAGAIGPEGVDRLVGTVRDAMEAAEDKGVEDLLPFATSAVREASNADQVLARVREETGVDLQVLTGAEEARLTFLAARRWFGWSAGKLLVIDIGGGSLEIAYGIDEEPDAAVSLPLGAGRLTSAWFRHDPPDPADVKALRRHARAQIARTVGEFTRFGAPDHVVATSKTFKQLARLAGAARSADGLYVQRELKRKSLEDWVPQLAAMTTAERSELPGVSEGRAGQLLAGALVAEGAMDLFGVETLEICPWALREGVILRRLDHLPSTGA; encoded by the coding sequence ATGAGACTCGGTGTCCTCGACGTTGGTTCGAACACGGTGCACCTGCTGGTGGTGGACGCCCACCCCGGCGCGCGCCCGCTGCCCGCGTACTCGCACAAGGCGGACCTGCGCCTGGCCCAACTCCTCGACGAGGCCGGGGCGATCGGCCCCGAAGGCGTCGACCGCCTCGTCGGCACCGTCCGCGACGCGATGGAGGCCGCGGAGGACAAGGGCGTGGAGGATCTGCTGCCGTTCGCGACCTCCGCCGTACGCGAGGCGAGCAACGCCGATCAGGTCCTCGCCCGCGTCCGGGAGGAGACCGGCGTCGACCTCCAGGTCCTCACCGGCGCCGAGGAAGCCCGCCTCACCTTCCTCGCTGCCCGCCGCTGGTTCGGCTGGTCGGCGGGAAAGCTCCTGGTCATCGACATCGGCGGGGGCTCGCTCGAAATCGCGTACGGAATCGACGAGGAACCGGACGCGGCCGTCAGCCTGCCGCTCGGCGCGGGCCGTCTGACCTCCGCCTGGTTCCGCCACGACCCGCCGGACCCCGCCGACGTGAAGGCGCTGCGGCGGCACGCGCGCGCCCAGATCGCGCGCACGGTCGGGGAGTTCACCCGCTTCGGCGCCCCGGACCACGTCGTGGCGACGTCGAAGACGTTCAAGCAGCTGGCCAGGCTCGCGGGCGCCGCACGCTCCGCCGACGGCCTCTACGTCCAGCGCGAGCTGAAGCGCAAGTCCCTGGAGGACTGGGTCCCGCAGCTGGCCGCGATGACGACGGCCGAGCGCTCCGAGCTGCCCGGAGTCTCCGAGGGACGGGCCGGACAGCTGCTCGCCGGGGCGCTCGTCGCCGAGGGCGCGATGGACCTCTTCGGGGTCGAGACGCTGGAGATCTGCCCGTGGGCGCTGCGCGAGGGCGTGATCCTGCGCAGGCTCGACCACCTGCCGTCGACCGGGGCGTAG
- the ilvD gene encoding dihydroxy-acid dehydratase has protein sequence MPELRSRTVTHGRNMAGARALMRASGVPGADIGRKPIIAVANSFTEFVPGHTHLQPVGRIVSEAIVAAGAIPREFNTIAVDDGIAMGHGGMLYSLPSRDLIADSVEYMVEAHCADALICISNCDKITPGMLNAALRLNIPTVFVSGGPMEAGKATLVDGTVRKLDLVNAISDAVDESVSDEDILRIEENACPTCGSCSGMFTANSMNCLTEAIGLSLPGNGSMLATHTGRKALYERAGATVVEIAKRYYDEDDESVLPRNIATRAAFDNAMALDISMGGSTNTILHLLAAAQEAELDYGLADMDEVSRRVPCLAKVAPNVAPGGTYYMEDVHRAGGIPALLGELYRAGLLNEDVHTVHSKSIKEWLGTWDVRGGSPSDEAVDLWYAAPGCERSATAFSQSKRWDTLDTDAAGGCIRDAAHAYSKDGGLAVLKGNLAVDGCVVKTAGVDESIWTFEGPAVVCESQEEAVDKILKKQVKPGDVVVIRYEGPKGGPGMQEMLYPTSFLKGRGLGKACALVTDGRFSGGTSGLSIGHASPEAASGGTIALVEDGDRIRIDIPNRGIELLVDEAELTRRREALGGIYAPKSRERKVSAALRAYAAMATSADRGAVRDVSKLG, from the coding sequence ATGCCCGAGCTCAGGTCCCGCACAGTCACCCACGGCCGCAACATGGCGGGCGCACGCGCCCTTATGCGTGCCTCCGGTGTACCCGGCGCGGACATCGGGCGTAAGCCGATCATCGCCGTCGCCAACTCCTTCACCGAGTTCGTGCCGGGCCACACCCACCTGCAGCCGGTCGGCCGGATCGTCTCCGAGGCGATCGTCGCCGCGGGCGCCATCCCCCGCGAGTTCAACACCATCGCGGTCGACGACGGCATCGCGATGGGCCACGGCGGCATGCTGTACTCCCTGCCCTCCCGCGACCTGATCGCGGACTCGGTGGAGTACATGGTGGAGGCGCACTGCGCGGACGCGCTGATCTGCATCTCCAACTGCGACAAGATCACCCCCGGCATGCTGAACGCGGCCCTGCGCCTCAACATCCCGACGGTCTTCGTCTCCGGCGGCCCGATGGAGGCCGGCAAGGCCACCCTGGTCGACGGCACGGTCCGAAAACTCGACCTGGTCAACGCGATCAGCGACGCGGTCGACGAGAGCGTCTCGGACGAGGACATCCTCCGTATCGAGGAGAACGCCTGCCCGACCTGCGGCAGCTGTTCCGGCATGTTCACCGCCAACTCCATGAACTGCCTGACCGAGGCCATCGGCCTCTCTCTGCCGGGCAACGGCTCGATGCTCGCCACGCACACCGGCCGCAAGGCGCTGTACGAGCGCGCGGGCGCGACGGTCGTCGAGATCGCCAAGCGGTACTACGACGAGGACGACGAGTCGGTCCTGCCGCGCAACATCGCCACGCGCGCGGCCTTCGACAACGCCATGGCCCTGGACATCTCCATGGGCGGCTCCACGAACACGATCCTGCACCTGCTGGCCGCCGCGCAGGAGGCCGAGCTCGACTACGGCCTCGCCGACATGGACGAGGTCTCGCGCCGCGTGCCCTGTCTGGCCAAGGTCGCCCCGAACGTGGCGCCCGGCGGCACGTACTACATGGAGGACGTGCACCGCGCCGGCGGCATCCCCGCGCTCCTCGGCGAGCTGTACCGCGCGGGCCTCCTGAACGAGGACGTGCACACGGTCCACTCCAAGTCCATCAAGGAGTGGCTGGGCACCTGGGACGTCCGTGGCGGTTCGCCGTCGGACGAGGCGGTCGACCTCTGGTACGCGGCTCCGGGCTGCGAGCGCTCGGCCACGGCCTTCTCCCAGTCGAAGCGCTGGGACACCCTGGACACGGACGCCGCGGGCGGCTGCATCAGGGACGCGGCCCACGCGTACTCGAAGGACGGCGGCCTCGCGGTCCTCAAGGGCAACCTCGCCGTGGACGGCTGCGTCGTGAAGACGGCGGGCGTCGACGAGTCGATCTGGACGTTCGAGGGCCCGGCCGTGGTCTGCGAGTCGCAGGAAGAAGCGGTCGACAAGATCCTCAAGAAGCAGGTGAAGCCGGGCGACGTGGTGGTCATCCGCTACGAGGGCCCCAAGGGCGGCCCCGGCATGCAGGAGATGCTCTACCCCACCTCGTTCCTGAAGGGCCGAGGCCTCGGCAAGGCGTGCGCCCTGGTCACGGACGGCCGCTTCTCCGGCGGCACATCGGGCCTTTCGATCGGCCACGCGTCGCCCGAGGCGGCGTCCGGCGGCACGATCGCCCTGGTCGAGGACGGCGACCGCATCCGCATCGACATCCCGAACCGCGGCATCGAACTCCTGGTGGACGAGGCCGAGCTGACCCGCCGCCGGGAGGCCCTCGGCGGCATC
- the radA gene encoding DNA repair protein RadA, with amino-acid sequence MATRTKSGKDRPSYRCTECGWQTAKWLGRCPECQAWGTVEEYGAPAVRTTAPGRVTSSALPIGEVDGRQATARTTGVAEFDRVLGGGLVPGAVALLAGEPGVGKSTLLLDVAAKSASEEHRTLYVTGEESASQVRLRADRIKAIHDHLYLAAETDLAAVLGHLDAVKPSLLILDSVQTIASPEIDGAPGGVAQVREVAGALIRASKERGMATLLVGHVTKDGAIAGPRLLEHLVDVVLSFEGDRHARLRLVRGVKNRYGTTDEVGCFELHDEGITGLTDPSGLFLTRRTEPVPGTCLTVTLEGRRPLVAEVQALTVDSQIPSPRRTTSGLETSRVSMMLAVLEQRGRITALGKRDIYSATVGGVKLSEPAADLAIALALASAASDTPLPKNLVAIGEVGLAGEVRRVTGVQRRLAEAHRLGFTHALVPADPGKVPPGMKVTEVADMGDALRVLPRSRRREAPREDEERR; translated from the coding sequence ATGGCCACCCGTACGAAGTCCGGCAAAGACCGGCCGTCCTATCGCTGCACCGAGTGCGGCTGGCAGACGGCCAAGTGGCTCGGCCGCTGCCCCGAGTGCCAGGCCTGGGGGACGGTCGAGGAGTACGGCGCGCCCGCCGTCCGCACCACCGCCCCTGGCCGCGTCACCTCCTCCGCCCTGCCCATCGGCGAGGTCGACGGCCGCCAGGCCACCGCTCGCACCACCGGAGTCGCCGAGTTCGACCGCGTCCTCGGCGGCGGCCTCGTCCCCGGCGCCGTGGCGCTGCTCGCGGGCGAGCCGGGCGTCGGCAAGTCGACGCTGCTCCTGGACGTCGCCGCGAAGTCGGCGAGCGAGGAACACCGCACGCTCTATGTCACCGGCGAGGAGTCCGCGAGCCAGGTCCGGCTGCGCGCCGACCGCATCAAGGCGATCCACGACCACCTCTATCTGGCGGCGGAGACCGATCTCGCCGCCGTTCTGGGCCACTTGGACGCGGTGAAGCCGTCCCTCCTGATCCTCGACTCGGTCCAGACGATCGCCTCCCCGGAGATCGACGGGGCGCCGGGCGGCGTGGCGCAGGTCCGTGAGGTGGCGGGCGCGCTGATCCGCGCCTCCAAGGAGCGCGGCATGGCCACGCTCCTGGTCGGCCATGTCACCAAGGACGGCGCCATCGCGGGCCCCCGCCTCCTTGAGCACCTCGTGGACGTCGTCCTGTCCTTCGAGGGCGACCGGCACGCGCGCCTGCGCCTCGTCCGCGGCGTCAAGAACCGGTACGGGACGACGGACGAGGTCGGCTGCTTCGAACTGCACGACGAGGGCATCACCGGCCTCACCGACCCCAGCGGTCTCTTCCTCACCCGCCGCACGGAGCCCGTCCCCGGCACCTGTCTGACGGTCACGCTCGAAGGCCGCCGCCCCCTGGTGGCCGAGGTCCAGGCGCTCACCGTCGACTCCCAGATCCCCTCCCCGCGGCGTACGACGTCCGGGCTCGAAACCTCCCGCGTCTCGATGATGCTGGCGGTCCTCGAGCAGCGGGGCCGCATCACCGCGCTCGGCAAGCGCGACATCTACAGCGCGACGGTCGGCGGCGTGAAGCTCTCCGAGCCGGCCGCGGACCTGGCGATCGCCCTCGCCCTGGCCAGCGCGGCGAGCGACACCCCGCTGCCGAAAAATCTCGTCGCGATCGGCGAAGTGGGCCTCGCGGGCGAGGTCAGACGGGTCACGGGAGTCCAGCGCAGGCTGGCCGAAGCACACCGTCTCGGCTTCACGCACGCCCTCGTCCCGGCCGACCCCGGCAAGGTCCCGCCCGGTATGAAGGTCACCGAAGTCGCCGACATGGGGGACGCGCTGCGTGTCCTTCCGAGATCGCGTCGCAGAGAGGCCCCACGGGAGGACGAAGAGCGCCGGTAG
- a CDS encoding histidine kinase, whose translation MESARGRDALLWGALVIPAVSVSGLGLDEPRAAWQQAAGIAVLGLAAATWRRRPPAAFAAAAALGLTAAPSLFTLSYGPALAAFALLMGRRAHRVRPALLTFGATALIGTAKIAVRDVDPVVEWLVLTGTLLFGAVFPWLAGRYLRQGRELAAAGWTRAAQLEREQRIVADRARLRERARIAQDMHDSLGHELSLIAVRAGALQVAADLPERHRGAVTDLRVAASDATDRLHEIIGLLREEGDEAAPLAPAGESVRALVERAADSGLPVRYIAGGEGPRTKLTGPEAEPEAEPEAEPEAEPEAEPEAEGENGRTAYRIVQEALTNAARHAPGAPITVEVREAAVVVTNGPAQQPGSGPGAGSGLVGLRTRVEDLGGTLEAEPHGDGFRVLARLPADGATPDPPPRHPAPGPAYARRRTLLAFGAALATGALLVGGAFAWYAYSRSNAVLEPADFARLKEGQAQADAERLLPGRVASDPPAERAPTPPPPGADCRYYRASGELFVTVRHFRVCFRDGALVEKSVIPTPGAQREKERVR comes from the coding sequence CATACCCGCGGTGAGCGTGAGCGGCCTGGGGCTGGACGAGCCCCGGGCAGCGTGGCAGCAGGCCGCAGGGATCGCCGTCCTGGGGCTGGCCGCAGCCACCTGGCGCAGGCGGCCCCCGGCAGCCTTCGCAGCGGCCGCAGCCCTGGGTCTCACCGCGGCACCCTCCCTCTTCACCCTCTCGTACGGCCCCGCCCTGGCCGCATTCGCCCTGCTCATGGGGCGCAGAGCCCACCGCGTGAGGCCCGCCCTCCTCACCTTCGGCGCCACCGCCCTGATCGGCACCGCCAAGATCGCCGTACGCGACGTCGACCCCGTAGTGGAGTGGCTCGTCCTGACGGGCACCCTCCTCTTCGGCGCCGTCTTCCCCTGGCTCGCGGGCCGCTACCTCCGCCAGGGCCGCGAACTCGCCGCCGCGGGGTGGACCCGCGCCGCCCAACTGGAGCGCGAGCAGCGCATCGTCGCCGACCGGGCCCGGCTGCGCGAACGGGCCAGGATCGCCCAGGACATGCACGACTCCCTCGGCCACGAGCTGAGCCTCATCGCGGTGCGGGCCGGCGCCCTCCAAGTGGCCGCCGATCTGCCGGAACGGCACCGCGGCGCCGTGACCGACCTGCGCGTCGCCGCGTCGGACGCCACGGACCGGCTGCACGAGATCATCGGACTGCTCAGGGAGGAGGGGGACGAGGCCGCACCCCTCGCCCCGGCGGGCGAAAGCGTGCGCGCCCTCGTGGAGCGGGCCGCCGACTCGGGGCTGCCGGTCCGGTACATCGCGGGGGGTGAGGGCCCGCGTACGAAATTGACCGGGCCCGAAGCGGAACCCGAAGCGGAACCCGAAGCAGAACCCGAAGCGGAACCCGAAGCAGAACCCGAAGCGGAAGGGGAGAACGGCCGCACCGCCTACCGCATCGTCCAGGAAGCCCTGACCAACGCCGCCAGACACGCCCCCGGCGCACCCATCACCGTGGAGGTGAGGGAAGCGGCAGTCGTCGTGACCAACGGGCCCGCCCAGCAGCCGGGTTCGGGGCCCGGCGCAGGCTCCGGCCTCGTAGGCCTGCGGACCAGGGTCGAAGACCTCGGCGGCACCCTCGAAGCGGAGCCGCACGGCGACGGCTTCCGGGTCCTCGCACGGCTTCCCGCGGACGGCGCCACCCCGGACCCGCCCCCGCGGCACCCCGCACCCGGCCCCGCGTACGCGCGCCGGCGGACCCTGCTGGCCTTCGGCGCCGCTCTGGCCACCGGGGCCCTGCTCGTCGGCGGCGCCTTCGCCTGGTACGCGTACTCACGGTCGAACGCGGTCCTCGAACCGGCCGACTTCGCCCGCCTGAAGGAAGGCCAGGCGCAGGCCGACGCCGAACGGCTGCTGCCCGGCAGAGTCGCGTCCGACCCGCCCGCGGAGCGCGCACCGACCCCGCCACCCCCGGGCGCCGACTGCCGCTACTACCGCGCCAGCGGTGAACTCTTCGTCACCGTCCGCCACTTCAGGGTCTGCTTCAGGGACGGGGCCCTCGTGGAGAAGAGTGTCATCCCCACACCAGGGGCCCAGCGCGAGAAGGAGAGGGTGCGGTGA